In Haloarcula hispanica ATCC 33960, one DNA window encodes the following:
- a CDS encoding universal stress protein, whose protein sequence is MTAATDTRGLETVLLAVGSRDDARVDTLVDAVTEVTVPTDATVIIAHVFDPDSYREAVEQLLETPDENIDPDELAAQMSVTQEIIDELEAESVTTVPRATTGTSGEGIVSIAKDVSADRVIVGGRQRSPAGKAIFGSTAQEVMLNAPCPVTFVRDR, encoded by the coding sequence ATGACAGCAGCGACCGATACGCGCGGCCTCGAAACCGTGCTACTCGCGGTCGGTAGCCGCGACGACGCCCGCGTCGACACGCTCGTCGACGCCGTTACTGAAGTCACGGTGCCGACAGACGCGACAGTAATCATCGCACATGTGTTCGATCCGGACTCGTACCGGGAGGCGGTAGAGCAACTGCTCGAAACGCCGGACGAAAACATCGACCCGGACGAGCTGGCCGCACAGATGTCGGTCACCCAGGAGATCATCGACGAGCTGGAAGCCGAGTCGGTGACGACTGTCCCCCGTGCGACGACTGGGACGAGTGGGGAAGGTATCGTTTCCATCGCGAAAGACGTGTCCGCGGACCGCGTGATTGTCGGCGGGCGGCAGCGCTCTCCGGCGGGGAAGGCTATCTTCGGGAGCACGGCTCAGGAG